The following are encoded in a window of Microbacterium sp. LWO13-1.2 genomic DNA:
- a CDS encoding MFS transporter translates to MNTSTTAQVNLSPPPAPVGTRSRWRNLAVLTGVTVVESGEGSLTTTLFPAIARTLGLGNTELGLLSTLGRLMGVPFGPFWVWYANRTTRRQAIIVSTMLSGAFAIASGFAENFLALVLLQTVQAGAVIGLSPIANAVIADSFDDKSRGRAVGMLYGVSAILGAVIGPLIGLLSLWDAGWRWGFWGIGALLILTGFLVLLLFREPEIGSADYGAQVSRIEYTRPRLKDAIALLKIPTFSIMMLSRLLSGHLLIIVFGVQFLVTERGFDNAVAAIVALPFGIGYFLGTIGGGFLVSAIDRRRGRFSRVAYLQIAQVLFAAVAFIGTQFDVDSIAFYAIVWGIMGATQGLNPGINRPILMSVMAPELRAQGFVIYLSIFEVIGWAAFTIAAGVLADAFGLQAVFLWVLVILMLVNAAVLGLLYRFYPRDRKRIDDLIATRIAHEADRPN, encoded by the coding sequence ATGAACACGTCCACCACGGCACAGGTGAATCTGTCACCTCCGCCCGCGCCTGTCGGTACGAGATCTCGCTGGCGGAACCTCGCTGTTCTCACCGGCGTCACCGTCGTGGAGAGCGGCGAAGGAAGCCTGACGACCACGCTGTTCCCGGCGATCGCCAGGACCCTCGGGCTCGGCAACACCGAGCTCGGCCTGCTGTCGACGCTCGGCCGACTCATGGGCGTGCCATTCGGGCCGTTCTGGGTCTGGTACGCGAATCGCACGACGCGCAGACAGGCGATCATCGTCAGCACGATGCTCAGCGGTGCATTTGCGATCGCTTCCGGCTTCGCAGAGAACTTCCTCGCGCTCGTTCTCCTCCAGACCGTTCAGGCCGGAGCCGTGATCGGTCTGAGCCCCATCGCCAACGCCGTGATCGCCGACTCTTTCGATGACAAGTCGCGAGGCCGAGCTGTCGGCATGCTCTATGGCGTCTCCGCGATCCTCGGCGCCGTGATCGGGCCGCTCATCGGCCTCCTCTCGCTGTGGGATGCCGGCTGGCGCTGGGGCTTCTGGGGCATCGGCGCCCTCTTGATCCTCACCGGGTTCCTCGTGCTGCTGCTGTTCCGTGAACCGGAGATCGGCTCCGCCGACTACGGCGCGCAGGTCTCCAGAATCGAGTACACGCGCCCCCGCCTGAAAGACGCGATCGCCCTCCTGAAGATCCCGACCTTCAGCATAATGATGCTGTCGAGGCTCCTCTCCGGCCACCTCCTCATCATCGTGTTCGGCGTGCAGTTCCTCGTGACCGAGCGCGGATTCGACAACGCCGTCGCCGCGATCGTCGCGCTTCCGTTCGGGATCGGCTACTTCTTGGGAACGATCGGCGGCGGGTTCCTCGTCTCAGCGATCGACCGCCGTCGGGGACGGTTCAGTCGCGTCGCCTATCTGCAGATCGCGCAAGTGCTCTTCGCAGCGGTGGCCTTCATCGGGACGCAGTTCGACGTCGACTCGATCGCGTTCTACGCCATCGTGTGGGGGATCATGGGGGCCACCCAGGGCCTCAACCCCGGTATCAACCGGCCGATTCTCATGTCGGTGATGGCTCCCGAGCTGCGCGCTCAGGGCTTCGTCATCTATCTCTCGATCTTCGAGGTCATCGGCTGGGCGGCGTTCACGATCGCGGCAGGAGTTCTCGCTGACGCGTTCGGCCTCCAGGCCGTGTTCCTCTGGGTCCTCGTGATCCTGATGCTCGTCAACGCCGCTGTCCTCGGACTGCTCTACCGCTTCTACCCGCGGGATCGAAAGCGGATCGACGACCTCATCGCCACGCGGATCGCGCACGAAGCCGACCGCCCGAACTGA
- a CDS encoding YegP family protein, translated as MAGKFELYQDKGGDWRFRLKAGNGEVIATGQGYASKSGAQNGIDSVKRNAADAEVVETDG; from the coding sequence ATGGCGGGCAAGTTCGAGCTGTATCAGGACAAGGGCGGCGACTGGCGGTTCCGGCTGAAGGCCGGCAACGGCGAGGTCATCGCCACCGGGCAGGGCTACGCCTCGAAGTCCGGCGCGCAGAACGGCATCGATTCGGTGAAGCGCAACGCCGCCGATGCCGAGGTTGTTGAGACCGACGGCTGA
- a CDS encoding amino acid ABC transporter ATP-binding protein has protein sequence MITDLIDVHAPAIDLQGLVKSFGDNEVLKGIDLTVTAGEVVCVIGPSGSGKSTLLRSVNLLEEPTGGKVLIEGIDITDPDVDIDRVRTRIGMVFQSFNLFPHLDVMGNLMIAQQRVKKRSKAEAEKVALAMLARVGLAEKADAYPGHLSGGQQQRVAIARALCMNPDMMLFDEPTSALDPELVGEVLQVMRSLADEGMTMLVVTHEMGFAREVGSRLIFMDGGHIVEQGDPREVLGNPQHQRTKDFLSRVL, from the coding sequence ATGATCACCGACCTGATTGATGTCCACGCCCCGGCGATCGACCTGCAAGGGCTCGTGAAGAGCTTCGGCGACAACGAGGTGCTCAAGGGCATCGACCTCACTGTCACCGCCGGCGAGGTCGTCTGCGTGATCGGCCCCTCGGGGTCGGGCAAATCGACGCTGTTGCGTTCGGTGAACCTGCTCGAGGAACCGACCGGCGGCAAGGTGCTCATCGAGGGCATCGACATCACCGATCCCGACGTCGACATCGACCGCGTGCGCACGCGCATCGGCATGGTGTTCCAGAGCTTCAACCTGTTCCCGCACCTCGACGTCATGGGCAACCTCATGATCGCGCAGCAGCGCGTAAAGAAGCGGTCCAAGGCCGAGGCGGAGAAAGTCGCGCTCGCGATGCTCGCACGCGTCGGGCTGGCGGAGAAGGCGGATGCCTACCCCGGACACCTCTCCGGCGGTCAGCAGCAGCGTGTGGCGATCGCACGAGCACTGTGCATGAACCCCGACATGATGCTCTTCGACGAGCCGACGTCGGCGCTCGATCCCGAGCTCGTCGGCGAGGTGCTGCAGGTGATGCGCTCGCTCGCGGACGAGGGGATGACGATGCTCGTCGTCACCCACGAGATGGGCTTCGCCCGCGAGGTCGGCTCACGCCTGATCTTCATGGACGGCGGCCACATCGTCGAACAGGGTGACCCGCGCGAAGTGCTCGGCAACCCGCAGCATCAGCGCACCAAGGACTTCCTTTCCCGGGTGCTCTAG
- a CDS encoding amino acid ABC transporter permease: MALRRSTRSKLYRYIIYAVLIAIVVWAAITTNWARIGPLFFNPEVAVKMFPGIITTALVNTLWFTAVAFTAGLVLGVVLALLKLSSIGPFRWIATAWIELFRGLPAILTIFGVAFILPVASGVSGRDLGGPVVLGLIGLILVASAYMAETIRAGIQAVPKGQTEAARSLGMSPMKTTFWIIVPQGFRIIIPPLTNEFVLLLKDTSLLFVAGTFIWSKELTNFARDAATQNTNATPLIMAAILYLIVTIPLTRFSAWLERRMAKQR, translated from the coding sequence ATGGCGTTGAGGCGCAGCACGAGAAGCAAGCTCTATCGGTACATCATCTACGCGGTGCTGATCGCGATCGTCGTCTGGGCGGCGATCACCACCAACTGGGCGAGGATCGGGCCGCTGTTCTTCAACCCCGAAGTCGCGGTCAAGATGTTCCCCGGGATCATCACGACCGCTCTCGTCAACACGTTGTGGTTCACGGCGGTGGCGTTCACTGCAGGGCTGGTGCTCGGCGTCGTGCTGGCGCTGCTGAAGCTCTCGAGCATCGGCCCGTTCCGCTGGATCGCCACGGCGTGGATCGAGCTTTTCCGCGGGCTCCCCGCGATTCTCACGATCTTCGGGGTGGCGTTCATCCTGCCGGTCGCATCGGGGGTCTCGGGTCGCGACCTCGGTGGCCCGGTGGTGCTGGGGCTCATCGGTCTCATCCTCGTGGCATCGGCCTACATGGCCGAGACCATTCGTGCCGGCATCCAGGCAGTGCCCAAGGGACAGACCGAGGCTGCACGCTCCCTCGGCATGTCCCCGATGAAGACCACGTTCTGGATCATCGTGCCGCAGGGGTTCCGCATCATCATCCCGCCGCTGACCAACGAGTTCGTGCTGCTGCTGAAGGACACCTCGCTCCTCTTCGTGGCGGGAACGTTCATCTGGTCGAAGGAGCTCACCAACTTCGCCCGTGATGCGGCGACCCAGAACACGAACGCGACGCCGCTGATCATGGCGGCGATCCTGTACTTGATCGTGACGATCCCCCTCACGCGCTTCAGCGCGTGGCTGGAACGACGGATGGCGAAGCAGCGATGA
- a CDS encoding basic amino acid ABC transporter substrate-binding protein, whose protein sequence is MQRRNIFAGIALAATATLALAGCAGGSGGSDGAADNEFDLIEAGTLTVCSDIPYAPFEFEGGDNGTGYTGFDIDLLDAIAKKLDLKLAVQDVGFEALQSGTTLASGTCDVGASAMTITEEREKNIDFSDPYYESLQSLLVRTDSGIKSIDELEGKNVGVQQGTTGEAYANENATGAEIVQYPSDGELWPAMQSGLIDAILQDQPVNLEHEKADKAYKIVEEYETGESYGFAFAKGEKDALLEAVNGALKELQDSGDYQTIYDNYFTAK, encoded by the coding sequence ATGCAGCGTCGCAACATCTTCGCCGGGATCGCCCTCGCGGCGACCGCCACTCTCGCCCTCGCCGGCTGCGCCGGTGGAAGCGGTGGATCCGACGGCGCCGCCGACAACGAGTTCGACCTCATCGAGGCCGGTACGCTCACCGTCTGCTCCGACATCCCCTACGCGCCCTTCGAGTTCGAAGGCGGCGACAACGGGACCGGCTACACGGGCTTCGACATCGACCTGCTCGACGCGATCGCGAAGAAGCTCGATCTGAAGCTCGCGGTTCAGGACGTCGGCTTCGAAGCTCTGCAGTCCGGCACCACGCTTGCATCGGGCACGTGCGACGTCGGAGCCTCCGCCATGACGATCACCGAAGAGCGCGAGAAGAACATCGACTTCTCCGACCCGTACTACGAGTCGCTGCAGTCGCTCCTGGTGCGCACCGACTCCGGCATCAAGTCGATCGATGAGCTCGAAGGCAAGAATGTCGGCGTGCAGCAGGGCACCACCGGCGAGGCGTACGCCAACGAGAACGCCACTGGCGCCGAGATCGTGCAGTACCCGTCGGATGGCGAGCTGTGGCCCGCGATGCAGTCGGGTCTGATCGACGCGATCCTGCAGGATCAGCCGGTGAACCTCGAGCACGAGAAGGCCGATAAGGCGTACAAGATCGTCGAGGAGTACGAGACCGGCGAGTCCTACGGCTTCGCCTTCGCGAAGGGCGAGAAGGACGCGTTGCTCGAGGCGGTCAACGGTGCGCTGAAGGAGCTGCAGGACAGCGGCGACTACCAGACCATCTACGACAATTACTTCACCGCGAAGTAA
- a CDS encoding glycoside hydrolase family 3 C-terminal domain-containing protein has product MTIPEISDLTLEEKASLASGSSFWHTQPIARVGLPSVMLSDGPHGLRKQVDGGDHLGLKSSKPATCFPPAVALGSSWDVELVERVGAALGSEASIEDVAVVLGPGINIKRSVLCGRNFEYLSEDPIISGVLGAAIVRGIQSKGVGASLKHYAANNQENDRMRSSSDVDPRPLREIYLRGFQRVVQDAHPWTVMCSYNRINGVYASEDPWLLRTVLRDEWGFDGLVVSDWGAVDDRVAALAAGLDLEMPATGGATDKQIVEAVRRGSVSEEVLDASAGRVLDLVRRSVSSAGSVAGPLDIEAHHALAREAAARSIVLLKNDDRVLPLPAGADIAVIGEFAQMPRFQGAGSSLINPTRLDNALEKIRARAGGVVTYAQGFSTAADALDEHMVALRDEAVAVAGSAEVVVVFLGLPSLRESEGFDRENIDLPAEQLTLLDDVIAANPRTVVVLSNGGVVALPFAQRVPAIVEGWLLGQAGGGAVADVLFGDVNPSGKLAETIPLRIEDTPAFLDAPGEFSHTRYSEGLFVGYRWFDARRLEVAYPFGHGLSYTSFAYGDASAETLENGDVQLTLPITNTGERAGREVVQAYVSLPDGEAQRPVRELKAFTVVDLAAGEVENAVLTIRREDLAYWDIRLDSWIVEEGDYVIDVAASSRDIRGRIVIHIAGDDVVLPISRSSTIREVLRHPVVGPVVEAAIAPMLGTMRERSASLMPEGVEYTSLAGSFPFGRAGMVTSLAGGEGSGIDDEMIESLIVMANAPR; this is encoded by the coding sequence ATGACTATCCCCGAGATCTCCGACCTGACCCTGGAGGAGAAGGCCTCGCTCGCCAGCGGATCCAGCTTCTGGCACACTCAACCGATCGCTCGAGTCGGTCTCCCCTCCGTGATGCTCAGCGACGGCCCGCATGGCCTGCGCAAGCAGGTGGACGGCGGAGATCACCTCGGACTGAAAAGCAGCAAGCCGGCGACCTGCTTCCCGCCAGCGGTGGCGCTCGGCTCCTCCTGGGACGTCGAACTCGTCGAGCGCGTCGGCGCAGCCTTGGGATCGGAAGCGTCGATCGAAGACGTCGCGGTCGTGCTCGGACCGGGCATCAACATCAAGCGATCGGTGCTGTGCGGGCGCAATTTCGAGTACCTGTCCGAAGATCCGATCATCTCGGGCGTGCTCGGCGCGGCAATCGTTCGCGGGATCCAGTCAAAGGGGGTCGGAGCGTCGCTGAAGCATTACGCGGCGAACAACCAGGAGAACGATCGGATGCGGTCGAGTTCCGACGTCGACCCGCGTCCGCTGCGGGAGATCTATCTACGCGGTTTCCAGCGCGTCGTGCAGGATGCGCACCCCTGGACTGTGATGTGTTCGTACAACAGGATCAACGGCGTCTACGCATCGGAAGACCCGTGGCTTCTCCGCACCGTCCTGCGCGATGAATGGGGCTTCGACGGGCTCGTGGTCTCGGATTGGGGAGCCGTCGACGATCGTGTCGCCGCTCTGGCGGCCGGACTCGATCTCGAAATGCCCGCCACCGGAGGAGCCACGGACAAGCAGATCGTCGAGGCGGTTCGCCGTGGTTCTGTGAGCGAGGAAGTACTCGATGCCTCGGCTGGGCGCGTGTTGGATCTCGTACGCCGGTCCGTGAGTAGTGCCGGATCCGTCGCGGGACCGCTCGACATCGAAGCGCACCATGCTCTGGCCCGGGAGGCCGCTGCCCGCTCGATCGTGCTGCTCAAGAACGACGATCGCGTCCTGCCGTTGCCGGCCGGCGCTGACATCGCGGTCATCGGTGAGTTCGCGCAGATGCCCCGGTTCCAGGGCGCGGGATCATCACTGATCAACCCGACCAGACTCGACAATGCGCTCGAGAAGATCCGGGCACGTGCCGGCGGCGTCGTCACGTACGCGCAGGGCTTCAGCACTGCGGCGGATGCTCTCGACGAGCACATGGTCGCGCTGCGCGACGAGGCCGTCGCCGTCGCCGGTTCCGCTGAGGTCGTCGTGGTGTTCCTCGGGCTGCCCTCGCTGCGGGAGTCCGAAGGTTTCGACCGCGAGAACATCGATCTGCCTGCGGAGCAGCTCACCCTTCTCGACGACGTCATCGCAGCGAACCCTCGAACCGTCGTCGTCCTGTCCAACGGCGGTGTGGTCGCTCTGCCCTTCGCACAGCGTGTGCCGGCCATCGTGGAAGGCTGGCTTCTCGGTCAGGCCGGAGGCGGGGCCGTGGCCGATGTGCTGTTCGGGGACGTGAATCCCTCGGGCAAGCTCGCCGAGACGATCCCGCTGCGGATCGAGGACACCCCGGCCTTCCTGGATGCGCCCGGCGAGTTCTCCCACACGCGGTACAGCGAGGGACTCTTCGTCGGATATCGCTGGTTCGACGCACGACGCCTGGAAGTCGCGTACCCGTTCGGACACGGGCTCTCGTACACGTCATTCGCGTACGGCGACGCGTCAGCGGAGACACTCGAGAACGGCGACGTGCAGCTCACCCTGCCCATCACCAACACCGGTGAACGCGCCGGCCGCGAGGTGGTACAGGCTTACGTCTCCCTCCCGGACGGTGAGGCGCAACGTCCCGTCCGAGAACTCAAAGCGTTCACCGTCGTCGACCTCGCCGCAGGAGAGGTCGAGAACGCCGTGCTGACGATCCGACGAGAAGACCTCGCCTACTGGGACATCCGTCTGGACAGTTGGATCGTCGAGGAAGGCGACTACGTCATCGACGTCGCCGCTTCAAGCCGCGACATCCGGGGCCGTATCGTCATCCACATCGCCGGAGACGACGTCGTCCTGCCGATCAGCAGGTCGTCAACGATCAGAGAGGTCCTCCGGCACCCCGTCGTTGGTCCCGTCGTAGAGGCCGCGATCGCCCCGATGCTCGGCACGATGCGAGAGCGCAGCGCCTCGCTCATGCCGGAAGGAGTCGAGTACACCTCGCTCGCCGGCTCGTTCCCGTTCGGACGCGCCGGCATGGTGACGAGCCTCGCCGGTGGCGAAGGCTCCGGGATCGACGACGAGATGATCGAATCCTTGATCGTGATGGCCAACGCCCCTCGCTGA